From a single Loxodonta africana isolate mLoxAfr1 chromosome 9, mLoxAfr1.hap2, whole genome shotgun sequence genomic region:
- the TAL2 gene encoding T-cell acute lymphocytic leukemia protein 2 yields MLPIGALFLSHLRYPSMTRKLFTNTRERWRQQNVNSAFAKLRKLIPTHPPDKKLSKNETLRLAMRYINFLVKVLGEQGQQQTGVPAQGNILGLFPPGLEDRTLLDDCQVPSPGPSHHIL; encoded by the coding sequence ATGTTGCCCATTGGGGCCCTTTTTCTTTCCCATCTCAGGTACCCAAGCATGACCAGGAAGCTCTTCACAAATACCAGGGAGCGGTGGAGACAGCAGAATGTCAACAGTGCTTTTGCCAAGCTGAGGAAACTTATCCCCACTCACCCTCCAGACAAAAAGCTGAGCAAAAATGAAACTCTTCGTCTGGCCATGAGGTATATCAACTTCTTGGTCAAGGTCTTGGGGGAGCAAGGCCAGCAGCAAACAGGAGTGCCTGCTCAGGGAAACATTCTGGGGCTCTTCCCGCCGGGTCTGGAGGACAGGACTCTACTTGATGACTGCCAAGTTCCttcacctggcccaagccaccaCATTCTGTAG